One window from the genome of Cryptococcus tetragattii IND107 chromosome 2, whole genome shotgun sequence encodes:
- a CDS encoding potassium/sodium efflux P-type ATPase, fungal-type encodes MSTENGQLNTNEKQLINRADTGKTAVSDSPLPFKPHTALSGKVLEALSSNATSGLSDEEVSRRLEKYGPNRLKPPKKPSVLKIIARQVGNAMTLILIAAMATSLGTMDWISGGVIAALVILNVSVGAFTEWQAEKTVASLESVGAPQATVVRTRNGSRDVAIKTIPVEEVVPGDIVQLKNGDIVPADGRILDGHLSNLEADEAFLTGESLPVAKQTEPIEEEDCPVGDRVCMVFSGSQITKGRARVVITSTGMGTEIGKIAQALDSKAKNKNRGFAAFWWKVKAILGVVETTPLQIKLNKLAYFLLACALIIAVIVVASTGFSDVPLSIATYAVAAAVSILPASLIAVVSLTLANASTDLASRHALVRRMDAIEALAGVENVCSDKTGTLTVGRMVVRKVWVPALDWRANEHAPLDTSGGQAYSFETGSDPFYPRGEVLADTQKITAAPETFDLKQPRDQSDSSSSDSDPDERDVEEQGRVIHVEEMENNLRDLALCISLCNQATLTRPVDQDGQWEASGDPTESALQVAAHKLGHGKPFLTHAAKPSQRADSIRSGHSSRPLVAGIRGRFVQIVEHPFDSTVKRMSVAYKFVGEDPQDSHVLCLLKGAIERVFERCTKIQGQPITEEHKKDVMSKVDALAAQGLRVLALCGKRLPVTMVDEVKSTPRDAFEADFQFLGLAGIFDPPRKESAGAVADCFRAGITPRMLTGDHPATATAIALTIGILDKTYSKNAVMTGQQFDSLSEDEIDQLPELPLVVARCAPETKVRMVDAIHRRGQSTVMTGDGVNDSPALKRADVGVGMGTGSDVAKQSSRIVLSDDNFSTIIRAIRKGRSVFKNLSKFLLYLLSGNLAEIIVLLIGLAFKDENGQAVFPLSPVAALWINTLAAGPPALALGLEPTAIDAMEQGPEVYHRIFTLEFYVDLIFYGFLMGSISLVNFVIVLWGYYPGNLGRFCNEDDPSICDPVYQARAACFATLVIVLMIHALECKHLSRGLAQINLRDNRVLLWCVIVLSLSTFPVVYIPVINNKVFLLGGPRWEWGIIFGMIFVYLGATEFYKWCKRIWIRRHALPSKGPSDKTLRMENTIAPPV; translated from the exons ATGTCTACTGAGAACGGACAATTAAACACAAACGAGAAACAGCTTATCAACCGTGCCGACACTGGCAAGACTGCAGTGTCAgactctcctctccctttcaaACCTCATACTGCTCTCTCTGGCAAGGTCCTCGAGGCTCTGTCGAGCAATGCTACTTCTGGTTTATCGGATGAGGAAGTATCAAGGAGGCTCGAGAAATATGGTCCTAACAGGCTGAAGCCCCCAAAGAAACCCAGTGTTCTCAAGATCATCGCTAGGCAGGTGGGCAATGCCATGACTCTTATTCTCA TTGCTGCCATGGCAACTTCACTTGGTACCATGGACTGGATCAGCGGTGGCGTAATTGCGGCTCTGGTTATCCTCAATGTATCAGTGGGAGCTTTCACAGAATGGCAAGCCGAAAAG ACCGTAGCTAGCCTTGAATCTGTCGGTGCACCTCAAGCTACTGTAGTCCGGACTCGCAACGGCTCTCGCGACGTTGCCATCAAAACTATCCCCGTGGAGGAAGTCGTACCCGGTGACATCGTTCAACTCAAAAATGGCGATATTGTTCCCGCGGACGGGAGAATCCTTGATGGGCATCTGAGTAACTTGGAAGCTGACGAGGCGTTCCTCACTGGTGAAAGTCTCCCGGTTGCAAAACAGACTGAGCctatcgaagaagaggactgTCCTGTTGG CGACCGTGTCTGTATGGTCTTTTCTGGTTCCCAAATCACAAAAGGTCGAGCTCGTGTCGTCATTACCAGTACTGGTATGGGGACGGAGATTGGAAAAATTGCACAAGCGCTTGACTCTAAAGCTAAAAACAAGAATCGTGGATTTGCTGCTTTCTGGTGGAAGGTTAAGGCTATTTTGGGTGTCGTGGAGACCACTCCATTACAAATCAA ACTTAACAAATTGGCATACTTCCTTTTGGCGTGCGCCCTCATTATAGCTGTCATTGTGGTCGCCTCCACCGGTTTTAGCGATGTCCCCCTCTCTATCGCTACCTACGCTGTTGCTGCCGCCGTCTCCATTCTCCCCGCCTCATTGATTGCAGTTGTCAGTTTGACTTTGGCGAATGCGTCGACTGATTTAGCATCTCGACATGCTTTGGTCAGACGAATGGATGCCATCGAGGCTTTAGCTGGTGTTGAGAATGTGTGCTCGGACAAG ACCGGTACCCTTACGGTCGGCCGCATGGTAGTTCGCAAAGTCTGGGTTCCTGCTCTCGACTGGCGCGCCAATGAACATGCTCCGCTCGACACTAGTGGTGGCCAAGCATACAGTTTTGAGACCGGATCTGACCCTTTTTACCCACGTGGTGAAGTTCTCGCTGATACCCAGAAAATCACTGCGGCTCCGGAGACCTTCGATCTCAAGCAACCCCGTGACCAGTCTgactcttcgtcttccgaTTCTGACCCCGATGAGCGAGACGTAGAGGAACAAGGACGAGTCATCCATGttgaagaaatggagaacaACCTTCGTGACCTTGCCCTCTGTATTTCGCTTTGTAACCAAGCAACGCTCACTCGTCCCGTTGACCAAGACGGCCAATGGGAAGCCAGCGGTGATCCTACCGAATCAGCTCTCCAAGTTGCTGCCCACAAGCTTGGTCATGGAAAGCCTTTCCTTACCCACGCCGCCAAGCCAAGCCAACGTGCCGATTCTATCCGGTCGGGTCACAGTTCTCGACCACTTGTAGCTGGCATTCGTGGACGCTTTGTTCAGATTGTTGAGCATCCTTTCGATTCTACCGTCAAACGAATGTCTGTCGCGTACAAGTTTGTGGGTGAGGACCCTCAGGATTCTCACGTCCTCTGTCTTCTTAAGGGCGCCATCGAGCGTGTTTTTGAGCGATGCACCAAGATCCAAGGACAACCCATCACCGAAGAGCATAAGAAGGATGTCATGTCCAAAGTCGATGCTCTCGCTGCTCAAGGTCTTCGAGTCCTCGCTCTTTGTGGAAAGCGACTTCCCGTCACCATGGTCGACGAAGTCAAGTCCACCCCTCGAGACGCATTCGAAGCTGATTTTCAGTTCCTCGGTCTCGCCGGCATCTTTGACCCTCCCAGGAAGGAATCTGCTGGCGCAGTTGCCGATTGTTTCAGGGCTGGTATCACCCCTCGAATGTTAACAGGCGACCACCCTGCTACCGCCACAGCTATCGCTCTCACCATTGGTATTCTTGATAAGACGTACTCAAAAAATGCAGTCATGACCGGTCAGCAGTTCGACTCTTTGAGTGAAGACGAAATTGATCAACTGCCCGAGTTGCCTCTCGTTGTTGCTCGCTGCGCCCCCGAAACCAAG GTTCGAATGGTTGATGCCATTCATCGACGAGGACAAAGCACTGTCATGACTGGTGATGGTGTAAACGACTCTCCCGCCCTCAAGCGAGCTGATGTGGGTGTTGGTATGGGTACTGGTTCCGATGTGGCCAAGCAATCTTCGCGTATTGTCCTCAGCGATGACAACTTCAGCACCATCATCCGGGCTATTAGGAAGGGCCGTTCTGTCTTTAAGAACTTATCTAAATTCTTGCTC TACCTTCTTTCTGGTAACTTGGCTGAAATCATAGTTCTCTTGATTGGTCTCGCTTtcaaggatgagaatggtCAGGCTGTGTTCCCCCTGTCACCCGTAGCCGCTCTTTGGAT CAACACTCTAGCTGCAGGACCTCCAGCTCTTGCCCTAGGTCTTGAACCTACAGCTATCGATGCCATGGAGCAAGGGCCCGAGGTATACCATCGAATCTTTACTCTTGAATTCTACGTCGACTTGATCTTTTACGGTTTCCTGATGGGTTCCATCAGTTTGGTAAACTTCGTCATTGTTCTCTGGGGATATTATCCT GGAAACTTAGGTCGTTTCTGTAACGAAGATGATCCCAGCATCTGTGATCCCGTTTATCAAGCTCGAGCCGCCTGTTTTGCCACCCTCGTTATTGTACTCATGATCCATGCTTTAGAGTGTAAGCATTTGAGCAGAGGGTTGGCCCAAATCAATTTGCGTGACAACAGGGTGTTGCTGTGGTGTGTTATCGTCCTCAGTCTTTCCACT TTCCCCGTTGTATACATTCCTGTAATTAATAACAAGGTGTTTTTGCTTGGCGGTCCCAGGTGGGAATGGGGTATCATTTTCGGCATGATCTTTGTGTATCTCGGTGCTACTGAGTTTTACAAATGGTGCAAAAGAATTTGGATCCGACGACAtgcccttccttccaagGGACCTTCCGACAAGACCCTTAGAATGGAGAATACCATTGCACCTCCGGTTTGA